The window CGGGATTGTAAAAGTCAGTCCCGACGAGTGGAACGGTCAGTTCTCGGCGGCCGCCGAGAGGCTGTTGGCGGCGCGGATTGCGAGTTCATAGCCGAGCACGCCGGCGCCGGCGATCACGGTGTCGACGACCGGCGACATGAGCGAGTGGCGATGCGCCTCATCCCGAGCGTGGATGTTGGTGAGATGGATCTCCACGATCGGACTGCGCAGCATGCTTAGGGCGTCGAGCACCGGAACGGACCGGAAACTGAGTCCCGCCGGATTGATCACCACCGGGGCCGCGTCGCGGTACGCATCGTGCAGCCAATCGATGATCTCGTGCTCGGCGTTGGACTGCGCGAAGAAGAGGTCGAACCCGACTTCAGCGGCAACCCTCGCGCACACGGCCTCGACGTCGCGTAGCGTCGCGACGCCGTACATTTCTGGCTCGCGCTGTCCGAGCATGTCGAGGTTTGGACCATTGAGCACATAAAGCTTGCGGGTCACAGGGCATCCTTTCTTGGCGTCGCCGAGCCCATCACAGGCCCAGCCACGTCGGCACGATGGTCACAATTCCAGGGAAGACGGTCAGGAGGAGAAGCACGATTCCCAGCGGGATGAGGAACGGCAGCACGCCGCGGAAGAGCTCGCCCATCGGTTTGCGAGTGATCGACCCGACGACGAACAGAACGGCACCCACCGGCGGTGTGAGAGACCCGATCATGAGGTTCACGATCATGATGACGCCGAGATGCACGGGGTCGATGCCGTATTCGGCGGCGATCGGCAGCAGAATGGGCACCAGAATCAGGATCACGGGCGGGGCCTCAAGGAAGATTCCGAGCAAAATCAGCAGCACGTTCAGGAGCAGAAGGAAGACCAGCGGATTGTCGGTGAGGGAGGTGAGGGCCTCACCGAGATTGCGCGACACCTGCTCGCGGGTCAGCACCTGCCCGAGGAGGTTGGAGGCGCCGAGAATGAGCAGGACGCCGCCGGACATGATGACGGTCTCTTTGGTGGCGGCCCAGAGGCGTCGCAACGTGAGGGTGCGGTAGATAGCACCAAGCAACAGCACGAAGGCCGACGCGATCCCGGCGCTCTCCGTCGGGGTGAACCACCCGCTGAAGATTCCGCCGAGGATGATGACCGGCATCAGGATCGGGCCGATCACCCGCACCGACGCCCTGGCGAGCACGGCGCCCTCGAATGGGCGACCGCCCGCGATCTCCGGGTGTAAGCGCACCCAGATGGCGATGTACACCGCCAGACCGACCGCCATGAGCACGGCGGGAAGCACCGACCCGGCGAACAGGGCTCCAGTCGAGATCGACGCGGTCGCCGCGAACAGCACCGCGGGGATGCTCGGGGGCATCACCGTGCTCAGCAGCGAGCTCGAGGCGGTCAGTCCAGCCGAGAAACCGTACGGGTACCCAGCCTTGAGCATCTGCGGCACCTGAACCTTGCTGGACGATGCAGCATCAGCGAGTGCCGAACCGCTGATCCAGGAGAACCCGACCGCCGTCGTGAGGTTGACGTAGGCGAGGTTGCCAGGCAGGCGCGGGAGCAGGGCGCGCGCGAAGTCGTATAGGCGCGTGGCGATCCCCAGGTGGTTCGCGGTCGTCCCGACAAAGATGAACAGCGGCACTGCGAGCAGCGGGAAGCTGTTGATGCCGTTCACGATAGAGGTCGCCGCGTACCCCGCCGACAAGCCGTTGGTATAGAAGTAGAGCATGCTCGGCCCGATCATCGCGAAGGCGACGGGAACGCGGAGCAGGAGAAGCGCGATGAGAAGAACGACGTAGAGCCACAGATCCACCGCTCAGCCCTCCATCTCGGAGATTTCGAGCTGGCGCTCCGGACGGTGGGCGTGTGGAATCTTCCAGGCCGAGTGGATGCCCGAGGAGATGCCGCCGAACAGGGCGAAGAGGTACAGCGCGCCCAGCGGGATACCCAACGCGGCACTTCGGCGGCCCCACTCCGCATCGACCTTGTTGTAGGCGTCGTAGGCGAGTGCGATGCACGTGATCACCATGATCACGGCCGAGATAACACGGAGTGCGACGAACAGCCTGCGACCGCGGAGCGCGCCATCGAACACCTCGATCACGACATGTCCGTTGCGGCCGACGAGGTAGCCCATCGTGATGAACGTCATCGCGACCATGGAGAGGAGCGCCATCTCACCCGCTCCGATCCACGCCACCTCAGGTACGTATCGGCCGAGCACTTGATACATCACGCCGATGAAGATGAGGCCGAACAGGGTCACGCCGATGACGACCTCGATTCGGGAGAGCACCCTGAGCGGCAAGGGCTCGGCGGGCGCGTCCGCGTTCAACTCGGGCACCGTGAACACCGTGCTGGTGGCCCCGAAGATCGACTCGTCGGGCTCGTCGCTGGGTGCGCGGTGGTGGTCGTTGCCGGCCACATCGTCACTTCCTTGTGTCATTGGTCAACCTCTCTATCGAACCGCACCATCCGAAGGTGTGCTGTGCGACTCTGCAGTAGAGCAGCCGGGCGGGCCAACTCGGGTCCCGCTGAATGGTACGGGTGCCGCGCACACGTCCGCCCCCATCAGGAGCGCCGTGAGACGCGCT is drawn from Salinibacterium hongtaonis and contains these coding sequences:
- a CDS encoding type II 3-dehydroquinate dehydratase, with translation MTRKLYVLNGPNLDMLGQREPEMYGVATLRDVEAVCARVAAEVGFDLFFAQSNAEHEIIDWLHDAYRDAAPVVINPAGLSFRSVPVLDALSMLRSPIVEIHLTNIHARDEAHRHSLMSPVVDTVIAGAGVLGYELAIRAANSLSAAAEN
- a CDS encoding TRAP transporter large permease, with amino-acid sequence MDLWLYVVLLIALLLLRVPVAFAMIGPSMLYFYTNGLSAGYAATSIVNGINSFPLLAVPLFIFVGTTANHLGIATRLYDFARALLPRLPGNLAYVNLTTAVGFSWISGSALADAASSSKVQVPQMLKAGYPYGFSAGLTASSSLLSTVMPPSIPAVLFAATASISTGALFAGSVLPAVLMAVGLAVYIAIWVRLHPEIAGGRPFEGAVLARASVRVIGPILMPVIILGGIFSGWFTPTESAGIASAFVLLLGAIYRTLTLRRLWAATKETVIMSGGVLLILGASNLLGQVLTREQVSRNLGEALTSLTDNPLVFLLLLNVLLILLGIFLEAPPVILILVPILLPIAAEYGIDPVHLGVIMIVNLMIGSLTPPVGAVLFVVGSITRKPMGELFRGVLPFLIPLGIVLLLLTVFPGIVTIVPTWLGL
- a CDS encoding TRAP transporter small permease, giving the protein MTQGSDDVAGNDHHRAPSDEPDESIFGATSTVFTVPELNADAPAEPLPLRVLSRIEVVIGVTLFGLIFIGVMYQVLGRYVPEVAWIGAGEMALLSMVAMTFITMGYLVGRNGHVVIEVFDGALRGRRLFVALRVISAVIMVITCIALAYDAYNKVDAEWGRRSAALGIPLGALYLFALFGGISSGIHSAWKIPHAHRPERQLEISEMEG